A region of Drosophila ananassae strain 14024-0371.13 chromosome Y unlocalized genomic scaffold, ASM1763931v2 tig00000253, whole genome shotgun sequence DNA encodes the following proteins:
- the LOC123258269 gene encoding uncharacterized protein LOC123258269, protein MVLIWVIPGLTLPTPPPPKRKANNPVVITPINNVTGTIIEATDRISIKSAEWTLITFFDLSQLAREIKTEVAEIQDADQLMHHQRQKRGALNIVGNIANGLFGVLDDQYAKRMEEIIGKLRTQESITHKIVENQTSVLDTTINIMRSTTIETQKRMQDLEAILARIKVRSHAADRYLPHAVSEFVVVASHIRRVQDAVPALVSVEQVNQVITKIQTHLPPGRRLPITIEEDEFTVYRMESIPQITREGLVITKTETKYLAVDDHRKLCDQSRTPQSVYQRDERK, encoded by the exons ATGGTACTCATCTGGGTGATACCCGGACTGACTCTGCCCACACCCCCTCCACCTAAAAGGAAGGCTAATAACCCGGTTGTCATCACACCAATCAACAACGTAACCGGGACCATCATAGAAGCCACTGATAGGATATCAATCAAATCTGCCGAATGGACACTCATCACATTTTTTGATCTCAGTCAGCTGGCCCGAGAGATCAAGACG GAAGTGGCAGAAATCCAAGATGCTGATCAGTTAATGCATCATCAACGGCAAAAACGCGGAGCACTGAACATCGTTGGAAATATCGCGAATGGGCTGTTCGGAGTACTCGATGATCAGTACGCCAAACGGATGGAAGAAATTATTGGTAAACTAAGAACCCAAGAAAGCATCACGCATAAAATAGTAGAGAACCAGACGTCAGTTCTGGATACCACCATCAACATTATGCGGAGTACGACGATCGAAACGCAGAAGAGGATGCAGGACCTAGAAGCCATCCTGGCCAGAATCAAGGTGAGAAGCCATGCGGCTGATCGGTATCTGCCACATGCAGTTTCAGAGTTCGTCGTCGTGGCAAGTCACATTCGTCGAGTTCAGGATGCTGTCCCTGCATTGGTGTCGGTAGAACAAGTGAATCAGGTgatcacaaaaatacaaacacaccttCCACCGGGAAGACGATTACCCATCACAA TCGAAGAAGACGAATTCACAGTATATCGGATGGAGTcaattccacaaataacgaGAGAAGGCCTGGTGATAACCAAGACGGAAACAAAATATCTAGCAGTCGATGATCATCGGAAACTTTGCGATCAATCAAGAACACCTCAGTCAGTGTATCAGCGGGACGAACGGAAATAA